A region from the Canis lupus familiaris isolate Mischka breed German Shepherd chromosome 3, alternate assembly UU_Cfam_GSD_1.0, whole genome shotgun sequence genome encodes:
- the PGPEP1L gene encoding pyroglutamyl-peptidase 1-like protein isoform X1, with translation MEVELRILQLPVDYREVKQRVTRIWEDLQPQLAVHVGLDASAKAILLERRAKNRGYRDADVRGFRPARGECLPGGPEVVASGVIARAASQRAAPEGVAVAVSGDAGRYVCEYTYYLSLHHGNGRAALIHVPPLSHWLPASVLGKALQVIIQDMLEEMRKPELKAWFAENSTSVIPAQGGQLGDCLFREN, from the exons ATGGAGGTGGAGCTGCGGATTCTTCAACTGCCTGTAGATTACAGGGAGGTGAAGCAGAGGGTCACCAGAATCTGGGAGGATCTTCAACCACAA CTCGCGGTGCACGTGGGCCTGGACGCCTCGGCCAAGGCCATCCTCCTGGAGCGGCGCGCCAAGAACCGCGGCTACCGGGACGCCGACGTCCGGGGCTTCCGGCCGGCGCGCGGGGAGTGCCTTCCGGGCGGCCCGGAAGTGGTCGCGTCCGGGGTCATCGCGAGGGCGGCGAGCCAGCGCGCGGCCCCGGAGGGCGTGGCCGTGGCCGTTTCTGGAGATGCCGGCAG ATACGTCTGCGAGTACACCTACTACCTGTCTTTGCATCATGGAAATGGACGCGCGGCACTCATCCACGTGCCTCCGTTATCCCATTGGCTCCCAGCCAGCGTGCTGGGAAAAGCCCTGCAAGTCATCATCCAGGACATGCTGGAGGAGATGAGAAAGCCTGAGCTCAAAGCCTGGTTTGCAGAAAACTCAACCTCGGTGATTCCAGCCCAGGGGGGCCAGTTGGGGGATTGCCTCTttagagaaaattaa